The Mycobacterium sp. EPa45 genomic interval GTGTCGCCAGCACGACATGACCCAGACCCTGTGATCCGGTGAGGAATCTCGACATCGGCCGGCCTGGGTGAAATGACTTGGGCACGATCCGCTGTCCGTAGAACAGTTCATGTCGTAGCCCCGAAGGATCCGAAAGCGCAAGGAAGCCTAGGACTCCGCGGGCGGCGCGCTCCTCATCGCTTCCGACTTCGAAGGGGATCCCTCGCACGCGCAGGGCTTCACCGGCGGCCTCGAGCGCGTCCTCGCTGCCCACATCCCAACCCGCGTACAGCATGCGGTTGCGGTCTCCTTGATGCACGGCGATACGGTGGTCGGCGTCGTCCATTCTCAGCCGCACTGATCCGTCGTCGCGTTCGCTGGCTTGCATTCCGAGTACCTCGGGGCCGAATTCCAGCCATTCCTTCGCGTCGGGTGACGCAACGCCCAGATAGCCCAGCGATTTTACAAACATGTGCTGCTTCTCCCTGCAAATCAGACGGCCGCGATGGTCTCGGACGTTTCGGCGTAGCGCTGTTGCAATGCGGCCCATCTCTTGCCGGCCTCGCGGGCTCCGTCCAGATAGGACTCCGGCACTTCGGTGTAGGGCGGCCGGGTGGGCCCGGTGCGCATGAAGCCCGCCGCCCGGAACTGGGCGTTGTCAATCTGGATGCTGTATTTGAGGAATTCCGAGAAGTTCCCGCCCGGGTAAAGCGTCTCGAGAGCCGCCTCGAATTCGTCGGTCAGGGCCTGGCACTCGTCCCAGCGCTGGGCCCTGATCAGGTCTCGTAGGCGCGTCACGGGTGCTGGGCCGCAGGCCACGTTGCCGGACCAGCAGGCGGTGACCTCCTCTGGGAACAGCCGGGCGAAGTAGTACCAATCGGTCTCGAGCGGCAGCAGCCGCATGCGACCGCCCACCGCGCGGAGATCGGACATGAAGGCGGCGCCGCTGAGCAGCCCGAGATGCTTGGCGGCGACGAGCTGCGGTATTGCGCTGAGCGCCTTGTAGGCGGCCGATCCGATTTTCCCTTTGAAGGCACCCGGGTTGTCATAGGCCACCAGTGCCAAGTGCGGTAATGCCTCGGCCACGTCGCGGTAGAAGCGCACAATGCCTGCGTCATCGAGAGGGAGCCACATCGGACGCCCCACGAACAGGCCGTCGGCGCCGAGCTCGCCGAGTCGGTGACCCCTGGCGATCGTGTCGCGGGTGTTCAGCGTCGTTGCTCCGGCGAAGACGGGGATACGCCCTGCGACGGCCTCGACGACAGTGGCGACGAACCCTTGCAGCTCATCCCAGGTGAGCGAGGCGCATTCGCCGAATGTGCCAGTAGTCATAAGCACATCGACCCCGCCACGGACCATCGCATCGGCGAGCTTCGCCGCCTCATCGAGGTCTACCGAGTTTGCGGTGTCGACGCGGTCGGCCGTCGGAGTGGATGGCGTGGGAATGATGCCGACGACCCCCGTTACGTCATCGACGGTCAATTTTGTGGTCGTCACGTTTGCGCCCTTTCTTGCGTGGCGTTCAGCGAGCGCGGAGGTTCGCGGGGATCGAAGGAACTGGTTGCGTACCGACAGAGAGCTCGGGCTCTTCGTAGTAGAGATCCAGGGCTTTCAAAGTAGGGATGTCGTTTACCGAGAACAGGACCGCGTCGTGGGCCGACTGGTTGATGAAGTGGTGGGTGCTCCAGTTGGGCACTACGAAGCTGTCGTGCGGCCCCCAGTCGAGGTCTACCCCGTCAACGACCGTCGTCCCTTCGCCGCGTACAACGAAGTACACAGCGCTCGAGGTGTGGCGATGGGCTTCGGTCCGCTGGCCCGGCCGCAGCAGCTGGACCCAGCAGTCGAGTGTCGGCATCGTTGATCCGCCGGTGACCGGGTTCGCGTACCGCAGGACCACACCGTCGTAGGGACTGCCCGCAAGACCCGCCATGCGCTGAAGCTGCCGCTCAACGTCACGCCAGGGGTAGCGGAACGGGAAGTTGGCGGTCTTGACCTGCTCCCACGCCGGCCGCAGCAGCCCACCGCGATCGGCGAGGTGCTCCCCCGGGTTCTCGCGCTGAGGCTGCCGCTTCTCCCCAAAAGACTCGTAGAAGGGCACATTCAGCCCGAGCACCAGCCCGATATCCAGGACGTCGAGCCACACGACGTCGTCAGAGGTCGCGTTCTCGTGGTCGTGCCATGCCCAGCGGGGAGTCAGGACCAGGTCGTAGTCGTCCATCTGACACGGCTCGCCGTCCACCACCGTGACCAGACCGGGGCCGCCCTGAATGGCGAACCGCAATGCCGCCATGGTGTGACGGTGCGCGTAGGCGATCTCGCCCGGCCTGAGCATCTGCATGCCCATGTTCATTGTTTGAGTCGTTCCCCGGGCAGCCGGGTTGATGAAGGAGAGATTGCGTCGCGCAGTCAAACTCTCGGGCATCACGTCACACGACTTCACAAGCTTCGCGTGGACATCCTGCCACCGCCATAGGAATGGGACACCAGCGGGTTTGGGGCCGCCGACGACGCCTTCCAGCATCTCGTCATAGACCCATTGCCCCCGAAGATTGACCGCCTCGAGCTCGACGTCGAACTCCTGAAGTGTTGGAATCCCGGCGGTCGACATGGGCTACCCCTTTTCTGTCATCCAGAACAGCACTCTGGCAAAAAGAGATTAACGGCAACGGACGGATCTCGTCAATAGCGCTGACCGGTGCGCGAGGGCACTGTTCCTGCTGCGACTCAATTTCTGGCCTTCGTGTCTGAGAACGGCAGTGGAGACCCGCGGTAGCCGCCCCCGTCCCACAAAGCAGAGAGGTCATCTGTTCGGCGGAGATCCCGGCATCCGGGAAGCCCAGGCGCGCAGCCTCGCTTGGCGTCCAGCCCCTTTTTCAACATGAGGCTCGTCATCGTGGCGGGGTGCCCACGATATTCGTTGGGTTCGTCAAGGCCTCGAGCTTTGTCTGCAAGCTCTCGAGATTGCTTCCGGCCCGCAGTGCGCGCCTGCACTCGATCAGTGCGCGTGGCCAGTTGACGATCGCCGCGCCACTCAACTGTTGGTCGCCTTCGGTGTAGAGCGCTGCAAAGCGGTTGTCGTTCAGCGGGTCTCCGACAATGACATGGTCTCCGAGACCAGTGGTCCGGCCGGCGACCTGGATCTTCCAGTCGTACTGGTCGCTCCACACGTACTCAACCGGCTCGTAGGAGCGTAGATCTCGGGGATGCGTGATGTTGTGCGCGACGCAGGCGGCTTGGTCGACCGCGTTGGTCCAGTGTTCTATGCGCACCGCCCCGCCCCGGCCCCGGTGAAACCAACGCGACACGTCGCCGACTGCGTAGACGTTTTCAGTGGTGACGGCACGACAGTATTCGTCGCAGACTAGGCCGTCATCGATGACGAGTCCCGACGACGTCAGCCAGCCGTCATTGGGGACCGCCCCGATTCCGACCACCACCGTGGCGGCTTCCAGAACCGTGCCGTCTGTGAGGCGTACACGAAGATCTCCGGACTCGCCGTCGACGGCTTCGACGCCCGCGCCGAACCGCGTGCGCACGCCGTGGCGTCGGTGCAGATCCACGAACCGTCCACCGATCTCGGTGTTCAGCACCCGGCTCATCGGCACCGGCAGCGGGTCGACAACCGTGACTTCCAGACCGAGCGACCGCGCGGTCGACGTGACCTCCGCCCCGATGAATCCGCCCCCGATGACGACGAGATGGCCACCGGCGAGGAGATCGGCTCGTAACCGCAGACAGTCCTCTAGGGTGCGAAGCACATGGATGCCCGGTCCCTGACCCCATGGGGACGGCCGCGCGCTGGCGCCCGTAGCCACCACAAGCTGGTCGAAATGCAGCGGCTCATGGTCGGCGAGTTCCACCTGCCCGGCTGCCAAGTCCACTCGGATCGCACGGTGGCCGAGCCGAAGTTGGATGTGGTCGCGATCGGCATCTTCCTCGGTGAGTAGCGTCACGGCCGCAGCGTCGCTGGCGCCAGCGAGCAACGCCTTGGACAAGGGTGGCTTGTCGTAGGGCAGTACTGTCTCTTCGCCTACCAGAACGATGTCGCCGTCGAATCCTTCCGAGCGCAGCGATTGGGCCGTGCGGACTCCGCCAACAGAACTGCCGACGATGACAACCCGTGAGGTCATTCGTCAGCGACGTGCAGGGCGGCGACGGGACAGCTGCGTGCTGCCTCCTCGACTCGGACCCTGTCCTCCGTGGGGACCACCGTCTTTCGCGCCACGACGAGTCCTCGATCGTCGATGTCGAAGTAGTCCTCGGCGGCGATGACACAGTTCGCGTACCCCTGGCATGCTGTCCGGTCAGCCTTGATGACTCCGCCCATCTGTTCCTCTTCTCTTGTGTTCGCAGTGATTAGGCGCTGGTCGGCCGGGTGGCCCCGAGGCCGAAGCCGCCGTCGGGATGGATTGTCTCGCCGGTGATTCCGCGGGAGCGCTGCGAAGCGAGGAAGACGTAGCTCCAGGCGTGGTCGTCACCGGATAGGGCCACGCCCAGCGGTGTGCGCGCGGCGAGATCACGGGCCCGGTTCGGTGCCGCGTCCAGACGGCGGGTGCCGAGGTCAAGGCTGTCGAGTCCGCGCAGGTCGGTGTTCAACGTGCCTCCGGGCGCCACGCCGTTGACCCGGATCCTCGGCGCGAGTTCGTGAGCCAGCGCAGTGAGCAGGCCGCGCACCGCGAACTTCGAGGACACATACAGCATCCCGCCCCGTCCTGGATAAAACGACGACGTCGACTCGGTGAGCACGATCGAGGCGCCGTCCTCGGCCATGAGGGCCGGCACTGCGGCCTTGACCGAGTGAATATGGCTTAGGACGTTGATACGGAACATCTCGTCGAACGCTTCGTCGATCCGTTCGACGGGGATGTCCTGAACGCCGCGGTAGAAATCGAAGATCCCAACGCAGTTGACAAGGGTGTCGAGTCCGCCGAAAACGTCGACGGCGACCCGCACGGCTTCGTCGTTGGCATCGCGGGTGGTCGCGTCGCCCTCAATCACCGGAGTGTCGGGAAGCTGCTGGCGCAGCGCCGCGCATTTGTCGCTGTCGTGGTCGAGCGCGGCCACTTGGGCACCCTCGGCCAGAAACGCGTCGACGGTGGCCCGTCCGATACCCGAACCTGCCCCGACGATCAACGCGCGTTTGCCCGCCAGCCAGCCCGTCATGCATCGTCCCCCAGGATCAACGGCGCGTGTGCGTTTCCCACCATCGCCGCCAAGGTGGCAGGATTCTGCCAAGTCAGCGCCTCAGCCTCGAGGGCATCAAGCGACACCCACCGCCCCGATTTCGGTGACTGAATCAACAGACGTGCCCCATTGCGGGTGTCGACCCGACGCACGACGACCTCGGCGAATTCGTTGGCGATGCTGAGTGCGTGACCGGTCGCCCCGGGCATCCGGTCAGGCGGTAGTGCGTGCGCACCCTCGCCGGATCGGTTCGGGGTCATAAAAACACCGCCAGGTTCTGCATCCGCAGCACTGATTCATCGACGAAGATCGTCCGGCGGGCGAGTTTGAGGGCGTCCCCGTCGCGGCGTAGGAGATCTTCTCGCCCGCAGGAGACAAGTGTGGATTCGTTGACGTCGCCGCGACTGCGGAACAGCAGCTCAGCGCTGTCGACGATCAGGTGGTTGGCATCGTCGGCGAGAAACGTGCGCACATTGGTGATGAAGTGACGCAGCCGCGACGGGGGGTCCTCAGTCCAGGCATGCTCGGTCGCGAACCGGGCTACCCGGCGACTCAGGGAGTATTTGTTCTCGTCAAAATGCGCCATTCCCGGTGAGGTATCGAATCCGGCCCCCGCCGCGGTGGTGACCCGCACCGGCATCAGGTAATGAACGTCCTCGGTCAGCAGATCCAGCCAGGCCTCGTAATCTTGGGCGTCGAGAAGGTAAGCCTCGTTTACGAGGAACCGGTGCGCCTCAAGGTGACGAGCATCGTCGAACCATAGGGCGTCCCCGATTCGTTGATCGCGCGCAGCGTGCGCACCAAGCACCGGTGGCGGAATGTGCCGACCAGCGCCCTCGCGGCCGTCGACGCTCACAGTGTCACCGACGTCGGATCGGGCTCGGAGGCGCTACCGGCGCAGCGTTGGCCGTTGGTCTGCGTTATCGGCTCAATCCCGTGCGGGTTGTCGGTGAGCACCGTAGCGGGGTCGACGTGCAGTGGCGGCTTTTCCAGATAGTCGGCCCACAATCTCAGCAATTGCCGCTGATTATTTTCGTTGTAGCCGAGCTGGGCGTACCCCGGCCCGTGGAACTGAGCACTGGTGAGTTTGTCGACCACCGGCGTGTCATCTGCGAGCAGTCCCATCCGACTGTTCAGCCGCAGCCGGCGAGCCATCGACCCCCCAGCAGTGTTGGTCATCGAAACCCAGTTCTCAACATCGTCTTGTTCGAACATCCCCGTGGACCCAAAACACATCAGATAAGCCTTGTAGGAGTTCGCCTTGAACTCTGCCGGCGCATCAGAATCCACTGCAAACCACGACAGCACCTCGGTCTCCTTCTCACTGATCGGCTGCCACAGCCGAAGAGAAATGAAGGGCAAGACGTCATCGCCGTCCTCGACCTTGGGCCAGTTGTGCACGAAGCTGAGATTCGGAAAACACGTCGCCGCCGAGATCATGAAGCCGTCGGCACCTACCACCTGTTGCTGCCGCGCAGTCCAGGTCGCTCGTGCGCGATCGATCATCTCAGGCGGGTAACCGACGTAGTCCATCCGGTCCTCGAAGCTTCCTTCGGGCAGCTTGTAGGTGGTGCCCCCGCCTTTGTCCGCCCAGTATGTGGCGCCGTCTTTTCGCTTGTGGGCCTTGGGCTCCCGGAACAGACCGATCTCCACGACCGACGTGTGCGTCTGGGGGGTGTGATACATGTCCCCGGCAAAATTCTCCGCGGCGATCTTCCAGTTGGCCTTCACTCGCCAGCGCTGCGGGCCCCGCACCTCGAGGCCGTTGGGGCCCTGCTTGGTATAGAAATCGAGATAGAACTTGAAATCACCCAGATACTCCTCGAGCGACTCCGCATCCGGATCCATGGACAGGAAGATCAGCCCGTTATAGCTGGACACGCTCGGCGCAGGCAGCAGAGTTTGGCCCGACTTGTTGAACCCTGCGTCGCCCCCGTATGCCTCCTGGTGAAATGGCAGCCCGAGGATCCGGCCGTCGTTCCGATAAGTCCAACCGTGATACGGGCACCTGAAGTTCGACGCGTTGCCCATCTCCGCCCGACAGATCTGCATTCCCCGATGCAGGCACATATTGAACATCACGCGGACTTCGCCCGCCGAATCACGAGCAACGATGAATGAATCCTGCAGTACTCGCCGAACGACGTAATCCCCCGGCTGCGGAATCTCGGACTCGTGCGCCACGAACAACCACGCGCGGCTGAACAGCCGCTGCTTCTCGAGCTCAAAGATCTCGCTGTCGTTGTACACGTACGCAGGAATCATGCCCCGGCGCACATCCGCCAAGACTTCACTGTGATCCATCAAACGCCTACTCCCGTCGTTCGGCGAGGAGACCCGACCCGACCCACCCGAACCACGGGCCTTCACTGATAGGTGGAAGTCAACTCTGTACAGCAGAGATTATGGGGTTTTCTGCGCAGTGCAGTCAACCCTCACGGGCGCGTCGGCGCAGGCGCGGTTTCTCCACCGGCCGGACCGCCACGAGCGCGAAGGACGCCGACGACGGGTGAGGTGTGCTATGGAAAGTACTCGTGGCCCGAGAAATACGCAGCAAGTTCGACGTGGAGTTCACGAGCGCGTTTCGCATGATCGAGACCGTTAAGCCGATGACCCAACCGCCCGCGAGCCCGCTATCAAGGGGAGGCGTCCTGGGTGGCCAGGTAGCCTTCGCCGAACGCGAATGCACCCGAGGCTGAGCGGAACGATCCGGGCGGCGCTGACGATACTTGACTCCAGGTACCCGGGCTTCCGATCGCGCAAGAGTCACCAATTGCGCGGCAGGCCTCACTCGTTCCTCAGGGGAGGTACCCTTTCTGTCATGCAGAGACCGGCGCAAACGCGACAAATGGATCAACTCGGTACCGCTAAACCGCCTCAGTATCCGATCGAGTCTGTCGACAACGCTCTTCGCCTACTTCTACTCCTGGGTGAACGATCAGAGGTCCGTCTTACCGAGGCAAGCGTCTATCTAGACGTGGCATCGTCGACTGCGCATCGGCTGTTATCGATGCTTCAGTATCGCGGTTTCGTCCGCCAGGATCCGATCAGCAAGGCTTATCTGCCCGGACCGGCCTTGACCGGGGTGGCGTTCGCTGTTTTCGCCAGAATGGATATACCGCGCATCGCAGCTCCGATTCTGCGCCAGCTCAGCGATGCGCTGCAGGAAACAGTGCATATCGGGATGCTGGATGGCACGTCGGTCCGCTTCATCGCGGCGCTCGAGAGCCCGTCCGCCGTGCGGGTGGTATCGCGCCTGGGTAGGACCATGCCTGCACACTGCACGTCGACCGGTAAGGCCATGCTTGCCAACTTCTCCGATGAAGAGCTTCACAAACTGTACCCTGACCCAAATTTGGAACAACTCACCCAGAATTCAGTGAGCACCCTCACCCAGTTGTGCGCCGAGTTGGTAGAGGTCAGAAAGAGCGGTTTCGCGACCAGTAGGGAGGAAAGCGAAGAAGGTGTCGCATCCGTTGCTGTCGCCATACCTGCAAGAGGTCCCGACGTGAGGCTGGCACTAAATGCATCAGCGCCGAGCTATCGGTTACGGCCATCACATGTCCGCAAAGTAGCTGGCATCATCGGCGAAGCTGCCGCAGAGCTTGCTACTAAGCTGATCTAACTACATTGGCAAAGGAGATGTTCTGTGCCGAGTACCCCCGACCTGCCGGCGTTCGTTTCGACGATCGATGACTACCTGCGCTTAGAACAGCGCCACTCGCCGGCCGAGCAAATGTTCGCAACCGTCCTCACAGACGACTTCGAAATCGGCTTTCGCGGCGGCCACCAATGGAAGGGACTCAATGGTCTGCGGTTGTATCTCACGCAGCGGGACGGGATTTTCGACGAACGCCTCGAACTGCGTCAAGTACTTTCCTACGTTCCGGTGCAGGAGGATGTCATCGAGCTGACGACACGACTCGAGTTCTTCTTCCGTCGCTGGAGAGCTCCTTCGCCGGTCAGCGAAGAATTCACCGGTGCGGCCTTTCACACGTGGCTGATCCGCATTGTCGACCATGAGACCCGCGTGGCCCGGGTGGTTATCGATGGATTTGCAAATCTCAACGACAACGCCAGGGCGGCGTTTGCTATCCCAGATGAAGGGTTCGACGAATAACGCATGTGACCGCATCGTGATCACTTTGCGCTTTACTCGCACAACCCGTGGGCCGACAACACGGGTGCAGATCAGGCCGCCTGCTTCGCCGGGAGGCGCCGCGGCCACGAAAGTTGCAGGGCGGCTGGACATTAGCGCCGTGGATGGGTTGACCGGCCGCCGTGTGTTTGACCGCCGTCGTCAAGCGCCCTTCGAAGCGATTCCCTTGACAATTTCTCCACTGCTTACGTGTCGGCGACGCCGAAAGCCTCGGCGAAGCTAACGTTGCCCCTGCTTTCCCTCTGGGTTGCGTCCACGGCAGCCAAGAGGCGGGAGTTCTCGATGACGATCATCTCGACGTCCAGTTGGTCGTCGGCATAGTGGCGATGCCACACCCACGGCGGCGTATAAACGAAGTCGCCTGCGCTCCACGTCACGCGTTGATCGCCGATCTCCGACCAGCCCGAGCCATGTTGCACGAAGTGAATTGACTCGTGTACGTGTCGATGAAGGTCACTGCCCGCACCGGCGGGGATCTTCTGCAGAAAAAACTCAATGGAGCGGGCGGGTATCCGCAGAAGCAATCCAATTTCTGATGGGCTTCCGGTCTGGATCCAGTGTGCCTCGGTGGAGCTCACGACGAGGTGCTCTTCGGATACGTGCTGGTGGTCGCGATCTCCTGCGCGCGCCATGCTTTCGGCGAAATCGTCAAGCTCGTCACGGGATAGGGTCATCGATCCACTCCTCTGGGAATTTCGTCGCTGAGCGAGCATGGAGTCACTTTTCGGCGACCGAAGCGCCAGGGTCACACGACAGAGCTATGTGCAAGCGCTTCTCGAGCGCGGCGATACTGATGGCGAAGGTCTCGAGTACGCGCACGCGTCCGTCTCCGGCGTTGTCGATGTCGAAGATCGCGTACTCGGTATACAGCCGGCTGACGCATCGAAGCCCGGTCAGCGGGTAACTGCACTCCGGAACCAACTTCGCGGTCCCGTCCTTGCCGAACAGCGTCATCATCACGAATACGCGCTTCGCGCCGATGGCGAGATCCATCGCACCCCCGACCGCGGGAATGGCGTCCGGTGCTCCGGTGTGCCAGTTGGCGAGGTCTCCACGCTCGCTGACCTGAAACGCCCCGAGCACACACACGTCGAGATGGCCGCCGCGCATCATGGCGAAGGAGTCGGCGTGGTGGAAGTAGGACGCCCCAGGGGTTTCGGTGACCGGAACCTTGCCTGCATTGGTGAGATCCGGGTCAATGGCGTCTCCCGTCGCGGCGCCTCCCATGCCGAGCATGCCGTTCTCGGTGTGCAGCACCACCTCGGCGGCGGGGTCGAGGTAGTCGGCGACCATCGTGGGCTGGCCGATGCCGAGATTGACGTACGACCCAGGTGCGATGTCGCGGGCGATCATCGCGGCGATCTCCCGGCGGTCCAACGGGCCACGGTCGAGATGCTCGACACGACGCCGTGTCCTTGCATCGAGCGTTCCCGTCACGAGGCGACCTCGGTGCGGGCGGCGGGAATCGAGGACAGGTCGAGGATGCGGTCGACGAAGATACCCGGCGTCACGACCGTCTCGGGGTCGATGCCTCCGGTCTCGACGACGCGGGAGACCTCAACGACGGTCAGCGTGGCGGCGGTCGCCATCACCGGACCGAAGTTGCGAGCAGTCTTGCGGTACAACAGGTTTCCGGCCCGGTCGGCCAGGTGTGCTGCGATGAGTGCGACGTCGCCGCGGATCGGATACTCCAGCACGTAGTCGCGGCCGTCGATCGTGCGGATCTCCTTGCCCGAGGCGAGCGGGGTGCCGACACCGGTCGGGCAGAAGAACGCGCCAATGCCCGCGCCTGCCGCTCTGATCCGCTCGGCCAGGTTGCCCTGCGGGACCACTTCGAGGTCGACCATGCCGTCCCGGTAGAGCCTGTCGAACACGTACGAATCGGCCTGTCGGGGGAAGGAACAAATGACCTTCGCGACCCGACCGGCAGCCAGCAGCGCGGCCAGACCGGTGTCGCCGTTGCCCGCGTTGTTGCTGACGATGGTGAGCTCGGCGGCGCCCTGTTCGATGATCGCATCGATGAGTGTGGTGGGCATGCCCGCCATGCCGAATCCGCCGACGAGAATTGTTGCGCCGTCGGCGATTCCGGCGACGGCTTCATGGGCGGTGGCGCAGACGGCGGTGCGGCTCATGACGACGCCCGCTCGTCCTCGTCGAATTCCGGCAATACCTCGGCGGCGATGCGAAACGCGGAGTTGGCGTCGGGGACGCCACAGTAGATGGCAGTCTGCATCAGCAGCTCCTTGATCTCGTCGTTGCTCAAACCGTTCCGGCGGGCCGCTCGCAGGTGCATCGCCAGTTCCTCGCGGTGCCCGCGCGCGACCAGGGCCGTCAGGGTGATCATCGAGCGGCTGCGGAGGTCTAGACCTGGGCGGGTCCAGATGGTTCCCCAGGCGTACTGGGTGATCAGGTGCTGGAAATCGGCGGTCATGTCGGTGGTACCGGCGATTGCCCGGTCGACGTGCCCGTCGCCGAGCACCTGGCGCCGTATCGCCATTCCCACGCGACACACGTCCTCGACGGTCCTAGTCGCAGGCTGCGGAATACCCACCTGCTCTGCGATGAGGCCGGCGACCCGGTCCGGGGCTTCGACGGGTGCCAGGTGCCCGACACCGTCGAGCACTACGAGGTCACCGTCCTGGACACCGGAGGCGATGCGCCGCAATGACTCCGGCGGCGTGGGCACGTCGGCGCTGCCTGCCACGGCCAGGACGGGAGTGACGATCTCGCGCAATCGGTCGGAAATGTCGAATGCCGCGAGAGCCTCGCACGCCTGCGCATAGGACTCCGGATCGGTGTGACTGAGGGCGTCCAGCAGCGCCGCGCCGACACCTGGTTGCCGGTCGACGAAGCCGGGCGCGAACCACCGCTGGGCCGCGCCCGAGAGCAGGGTTTCGACGCCCTCGGCGCGGACGGTGGCGGCGCGCTCCAG includes:
- a CDS encoding VOC family protein yields the protein MFVKSLGYLGVASPDAKEWLEFGPEVLGMQASERDDGSVRLRMDDADHRIAVHQGDRNRMLYAGWDVGSEDALEAAGEALRVRGIPFEVGSDEERAARGVLGFLALSDPSGLRHELFYGQRIVPKSFHPGRPMSRFLTGSQGLGHVVLATPDLAQADRFLRDVLGFKKSDEIYTFIDLWFYHCNPRHHSIALTPMPGVRGLHHVMVEVAEFDDVGIAYDLCMSRNIPLSMTLGRHVNDRMVSFYVRTPSGFDLEYGWGGATVDDETWTVAQYEAPSVWGHQMVAQTPPGALEAATA
- a CDS encoding dihydrodipicolinate synthase family protein, which translates into the protein MTTTKLTVDDVTGVVGIIPTPSTPTADRVDTANSVDLDEAAKLADAMVRGGVDVLMTTGTFGECASLTWDELQGFVATVVEAVAGRIPVFAGATTLNTRDTIARGHRLGELGADGLFVGRPMWLPLDDAGIVRFYRDVAEALPHLALVAYDNPGAFKGKIGSAAYKALSAIPQLVAAKHLGLLSGAAFMSDLRAVGGRMRLLPLETDWYYFARLFPEEVTACWSGNVACGPAPVTRLRDLIRAQRWDECQALTDEFEAALETLYPGGNFSEFLKYSIQIDNAQFRAAGFMRTGPTRPPYTEVPESYLDGAREAGKRWAALQQRYAETSETIAAV
- a CDS encoding cupin domain-containing protein, with protein sequence MSTAGIPTLQEFDVELEAVNLRGQWVYDEMLEGVVGGPKPAGVPFLWRWQDVHAKLVKSCDVMPESLTARRNLSFINPAARGTTQTMNMGMQMLRPGEIAYAHRHTMAALRFAIQGGPGLVTVVDGEPCQMDDYDLVLTPRWAWHDHENATSDDVVWLDVLDIGLVLGLNVPFYESFGEKRQPQRENPGEHLADRGGLLRPAWEQVKTANFPFRYPWRDVERQLQRMAGLAGSPYDGVVLRYANPVTGGSTMPTLDCWVQLLRPGQRTEAHRHTSSAVYFVVRGEGTTVVDGVDLDWGPHDSFVVPNWSTHHFINQSAHDAVLFSVNDIPTLKALDLYYEEPELSVGTQPVPSIPANLRAR
- a CDS encoding NAD(P)/FAD-dependent oxidoreductase: MTSRVVIVGSSVGGVRTAQSLRSEGFDGDIVLVGEETVLPYDKPPLSKALLAGASDAAAVTLLTEEDADRDHIQLRLGHRAIRVDLAAGQVELADHEPLHFDQLVVATGASARPSPWGQGPGIHVLRTLEDCLRLRADLLAGGHLVVIGGGFIGAEVTSTARSLGLEVTVVDPLPVPMSRVLNTEIGGRFVDLHRRHGVRTRFGAGVEAVDGESGDLRVRLTDGTVLEAATVVVGIGAVPNDGWLTSSGLVIDDGLVCDEYCRAVTTENVYAVGDVSRWFHRGRGGAVRIEHWTNAVDQAACVAHNITHPRDLRSYEPVEYVWSDQYDWKIQVAGRTTGLGDHVIVGDPLNDNRFAALYTEGDQQLSGAAIVNWPRALIECRRALRAGSNLESLQTKLEALTNPTNIVGTPPR
- a CDS encoding ferredoxin: MGGVIKADRTACQGYANCVIAAEDYFDIDDRGLVVARKTVVPTEDRVRVEEAARSCPVAALHVADE
- the hcaB gene encoding 3-(cis-5,6-dihydroxycyclohexa-1,3-dien-1-yl)propanoate dehydrogenase; translated protein: MTGWLAGKRALIVGAGSGIGRATVDAFLAEGAQVAALDHDSDKCAALRQQLPDTPVIEGDATTRDANDEAVRVAVDVFGGLDTLVNCVGIFDFYRGVQDIPVERIDEAFDEMFRINVLSHIHSVKAAVPALMAEDGASIVLTESTSSFYPGRGGMLYVSSKFAVRGLLTALAHELAPRIRVNGVAPGGTLNTDLRGLDSLDLGTRRLDAAPNRARDLAARTPLGVALSGDDHAWSYVFLASQRSRGITGETIHPDGGFGLGATRPTSA
- a CDS encoding 3-phenylpropionate/cinnamic acid dioxygenase subunit beta; translation: MLGAHAARDQRIGDALWFDDARHLEAHRFLVNEAYLLDAQDYEAWLDLLTEDVHYLMPVRVTTAAGAGFDTSPGMAHFDENKYSLSRRVARFATEHAWTEDPPSRLRHFITNVRTFLADDANHLIVDSAELLFRSRGDVNESTLVSCGREDLLRRDGDALKLARRTIFVDESVLRMQNLAVFL
- a CDS encoding aromatic ring-hydroxylating dioxygenase subunit alpha, giving the protein MMDHSEVLADVRRGMIPAYVYNDSEIFELEKQRLFSRAWLFVAHESEIPQPGDYVVRRVLQDSFIVARDSAGEVRVMFNMCLHRGMQICRAEMGNASNFRCPYHGWTYRNDGRILGLPFHQEAYGGDAGFNKSGQTLLPAPSVSSYNGLIFLSMDPDAESLEEYLGDFKFYLDFYTKQGPNGLEVRGPQRWRVKANWKIAAENFAGDMYHTPQTHTSVVEIGLFREPKAHKRKDGATYWADKGGGTTYKLPEGSFEDRMDYVGYPPEMIDRARATWTARQQQVVGADGFMISAATCFPNLSFVHNWPKVEDGDDVLPFISLRLWQPISEKETEVLSWFAVDSDAPAEFKANSYKAYLMCFGSTGMFEQDDVENWVSMTNTAGGSMARRLRLNSRMGLLADDTPVVDKLTSAQFHGPGYAQLGYNENNQRQLLRLWADYLEKPPLHVDPATVLTDNPHGIEPITQTNGQRCAGSASEPDPTSVTL
- a CDS encoding IclR family transcriptional regulator, whose product is MQRPAQTRQMDQLGTAKPPQYPIESVDNALRLLLLLGERSEVRLTEASVYLDVASSTAHRLLSMLQYRGFVRQDPISKAYLPGPALTGVAFAVFARMDIPRIAAPILRQLSDALQETVHIGMLDGTSVRFIAALESPSAVRVVSRLGRTMPAHCTSTGKAMLANFSDEELHKLYPDPNLEQLTQNSVSTLTQLCAELVEVRKSGFATSREESEEGVASVAVAIPARGPDVRLALNASAPSYRLRPSHVRKVAGIIGEAAAELATKLI
- a CDS encoding cupin domain-containing protein codes for the protein MTLSRDELDDFAESMARAGDRDHQHVSEEHLVVSSTEAHWIQTGSPSEIGLLLRIPARSIEFFLQKIPAGAGSDLHRHVHESIHFVQHGSGWSEIGDQRVTWSAGDFVYTPPWVWHRHYADDQLDVEMIVIENSRLLAAVDATQRESRGNVSFAEAFGVADT
- a CDS encoding 3-oxoacid CoA-transferase subunit B; the protein is MTGTLDARTRRRVEHLDRGPLDRREIAAMIARDIAPGSYVNLGIGQPTMVADYLDPAAEVVLHTENGMLGMGGAATGDAIDPDLTNAGKVPVTETPGASYFHHADSFAMMRGGHLDVCVLGAFQVSERGDLANWHTGAPDAIPAVGGAMDLAIGAKRVFVMMTLFGKDGTAKLVPECSYPLTGLRCVSRLYTEYAIFDIDNAGDGRVRVLETFAISIAALEKRLHIALSCDPGASVAEK